The region AAGTTTCACGGCTGTCATACCGATATGGCGAAACTTCGAAACTTTCTAGGCGACCTGATCTTTCTGTGCAGGCGTTGGTTCTTCTGTTGTGTTTAGAGACAAAATATTCCCCCCCCCGCTGCTTCTgcaatttcttttttttaccaAGACGATACTAGCTCCAGCCCAAGGCCATGAATGTGACGAGAAACAGAGGACGATGGAGCACGCCCGCAATGGCAGTGACGAAGAGCGACTGGAAAAGGGGTGCGTGATAGGCTGGCGGAAAGGGCACAGGGTTCACGCGGAAGTCATCAAGGGAAGGGATAGATGGTGTCGGCTGGATATCAGATTAGGTGACGAGGTCAAGATTTGGTAGTTCTCTTTTTGGTTCCAGCCGACGCCATAACCAGGGGGTGAGGCAACGGAAGCATGGGCCCCGTAATGCAAAGGAGGGAGGGTTCATTGGGAGGTGGCCAGGCTGTTGTTCTTTCCGTCACGTCTGTCAGCATCAGCTTGCTGGTTATACCCTGAGTCGGCCACTTACTATCTGACTCGctttattttcctttttttctacTATTGGACTTCTAATGCAGATATCACCTAAATTAAGTTTTCATCTCGACGATTTGTACTCTCTTAACAACGCTGACTATCCACCCCTCTTCGCTGTGTGTGATTTACAAATACGAGAAAACCAATGCCCAATCCGCCAAacacctcaacctcttcacctccgcAAGCGGCTTTCAACTACAGGCAGCTGAGCCCCGAGAACGGCCAAGCGATCAGCCGCATCGTTCCCCGGGTCCCCCGAATGTCCCGCCACCTTGGTAAACGTTGTCCTCGCCCCGGCGGCATCCCTCTCGTCAATCAGAGCCCGAATAGGCTTGATGATATCGTCGTTCTTAACCGCCGCGCCCTTTGCCGACAGCCACCCGTTTCTGACCCATCCCCGATACCACTTTGTCACGCAGTCGATGGAGTATTGACTGTCCGTTCTGATCTCCACCGACTCGGCGGGGTCAAAAGCCTGAAGCGCGAGAAGGACGGCCATGAGCTCGGCGCGCTGGTTGGTTTGCAAGGGGCCCGGGAGGCGTTTGGAGATGTTCCTGGGGTCGCCGGCGCCGAAGTAGACTCCTATCCCGGCTGTGGCGTGCCTTTTGCCGTTGCCGGGGGCGGCGCCGTCGGTGTAGACTACGATCAGTTCGTTTGGGTCGGGGTTGGGTCTGGCTCTTTTGGCGGGGGGCTCTCTGGtggcggttgaggttggggggacTGGGttctttttggggaggacgatgttgttggtgacggtGTTTATGATGGGATAGCGAGGGaatgctggtggtggtgctggtggtgatggggagttGTCGCGGGCCGGAGCAGGATCATTGCGGTTGGTTCGACCAGGATAGCTGGTTTGAGGCGAGGAATGATCAGAGCCACGTCGGATGAGATTCGTGgtttgtggtgttggttgatCAGGTCCCCGTCGGAAaggttggctgctgctgctagcCTGCTGGTTTGTCATGTTTGAAGAAGAGCGGCCCGCGTTGAGCCAATCCTGTGCTTCCTTGCGGGTGGGAAAGCTTTTGTCTATGAAGGCCAGTCAGTGTAAGGTATGCATCATGAAGGAAGAGAATCTCACGAATTGCGCCGCCAAAGCCGGTGACTTGGTCCCTGGCCTCATCCCAGCTGGTGTAAACACCGGGCTTTTTGCCGACGCGAACAGCATAAAACTTTGGTCCCCCCTTTCTCGCCATCTGCCAAAGCCTCCAGAAAAAAGAGCGGCGTGCCAGGGTGATTTGTCGCGGATGGCGACGAAGGTCGGCAAGATATACTAAAGTGCAACAACTAACGGACAAGGAATCAACGGCGACTTCCTTCGCGTGTGGCTTGGCGCGTCTTTCAGCTCTTAGTTTCAGTGACAAGAAGGTGTGGTGTGAATAGAAACCTCGCGGAGGCAAATCTGAAATAAATTGATCGAGTTtagtggggttggtggaagCTGATGCTTTGCTGGGCCCAAGGAAACGATTTCCTCAACACATTCTACGCTATGGCAAACGGCCTACATCAATCACATTTTAAATGATCATTCGAAACCAAACACTATAGATGAAGCAAGCCCATAGTCATAACGGGCCGTCCATTTATTAACTCCTGCCGAAACCAAGAATAGTAATCCCATCAGGTCGAGTCAtcccaaagccaaaaaaaaaaaaaacaaaaaaaaaaaacaaagaggGAAGCAAACATCAATAATACAAAACGACCTCCGCCCTGTCATACCACGCTCGTCTCTTGATCCCATATCGTACCTTATCGTCCGTCATTCTCAACCTTCCTTCGCCCATTCACCACGACCACTTCTTTAACCGCCGCCAAACTTAGTTATTGTTCTGGCTGTTCAGAATCCGCAAAATGGCCAAGAACAGGTTGATAATGTCAAGATACAAACTCAAAGCGGCAGcgatctcctcctcgacatggTGCTTCCTCATAACGAGCTGTGTGTCCACGAGGATGTAGCCGCTGAAGATCAACGCGGCCAACAGACCGTAGATGAGCTCAGTGGTGCTGGTGTGAGGAAGGAAGAAGGACATAAACCCGAAGAGGACCAAGCCCCAAAGAGCGCCAAAGAGATATGGCATCCATGAAGTGAAGTCGTACTTGGACTGACAAGCGAAGGCcgtcaagaagatgaagatgccGCCGGTGAGCACGACTGCGTTGAGTACGATAGAAGAGTCGTAGAAAGAGACAATGACGGAGATGGTGTAGGCTTCAAGAAGTGTGAAGCCGGAGAGGAAGAGCAGATTGGTAGGATATGAGTGACGTTTCCAGTAGGTGAGGATCATGAAACCCATGGAGCCAAAGAGAGACAGCCAGAGAACGGTGGGGTTATTCTGAATCCAATTTCTGTAGCCATCGCTCATGAAGCTTAGGGAGCTCACGAGGGTTGTTGCGAGTATTTGGACAGTAAGAATGGTGTAGACTTTGCGGATGAACTGGTTGCGGATCTCGAGGGTAGCTTCGGCAACGGAACCTCCGAACTAGAGAAGCGCTGTTAGGTCAAGCTGTTGATACAGAATAAGCGCAGGAGTATGCCCACCTTGAAGTCATCGGGGATGTTGTCTTCGCTGCTGCGAGGGGCGCCGCCAAAGAGGGCAGCATTGTCTTGCGCCGAGCTGCTTTCAGCCTGGTACGACGGAGGCGGCTGCGTGTAGAGGTGCGCATCGGGATCTTCCTGCGCAGCAGGCGTATACTTGGCTGTGCTCGCCATTGTGCCTGTTATCAATGTCGGATCAAACTGGTGGTGACCGTTGCGTATAGTTGGCTGTAGATGTTCAAGCGCAAAAACGTTGTCTATTTGTAGGCAATCGGTGTAATACAGTTGGATGAATGACGATGGCAGCCTTTCACGGAGGATGACCCGAGAGAGTGGGGAATGCGCTAGGTGATCAGTGGCGGAGCTGCTGCAGGTAAAGACCAGGTGGATGCCGGAAGGTTCCATTAGCCTGGGGAAGCTCGCCTATTTACATAGATCCCACTGCAGCCAAGGCCGTTTTGGTCCCAAGACCTGCAATAACATTGTATTTCTCTCTCGAAGAAAATAGATAAGCCTCTCTGGAGGTGTGATACCGAGTTCGGAACTGTGACAGTGCACTATATATCTTTTGAAGAGTCATCGGAGTCACTCGGAA is a window of Podospora pseudopauciseta strain CBS 411.78 chromosome 1, whole genome shotgun sequence DNA encoding:
- a CDS encoding hypothetical protein (COG:L; EggNog:ENOG503NU3Q), with the translated sequence MARKGGPKFYAVRVGKKPGVYTSWDEARDQVTGFGGAIHKSFPTRKEAQDWLNAGRSSSNMTNQQASSSSQPFRRGPDQPTPQTTNLIRRGSDHSSPQTSYPGRTNRNDPAPARDNSPSPPAPPPAFPRYPIINTVTNNIVLPKKNPVPPTSTATREPPAKRARPNPDPNELIVVYTDGAAPGNGKRHATAGIGVYFGAGDPRNISKRLPGPLQTNQRAELMAVLLALQAFDPAESVEIRTDSQYSIDCVTKWYRGWVRNGWLSAKGAAVKNDDIIKPIRALIDERDAAGARTTFTKVAGHSGDPGNDAADRLAVLGAQLPVVESRLRR
- a CDS encoding hypothetical protein (BUSCO:EOG09263K45; COG:T; EggNog:ENOG503NVYX), producing the protein MEPSGIHLVFTCSSSATDHLAHSPLSRVILRERLPSSFIQLYYTDCLQIDNVFALEHLQPTIRNGHHQFDPTLITGTMASTAKYTPAAQEDPDAHLYTQPPPSYQAESSSAQDNAALFGGAPRSSEDNIPDDFKFGGSVAEATLEIRNQFIRKVYTILTVQILATTLVSSLSFMSDGYRNWIQNNPTVLWLSLFGSMGFMILTYWKRHSYPTNLLFLSGFTLLEAYTISVIVSFYDSSIVLNAVVLTGGIFIFLTAFACQSKYDFTSWMPYLFGALWGLVLFGFMSFFLPHTSTTELIYGLLAALIFSGYILVDTQLVMRKHHVEEEIAAALSLYLDIINLFLAILRILNSQNNN